From the Populus nigra chromosome 13, ddPopNigr1.1, whole genome shotgun sequence genome, the window AACCATTGCCACCTCTCCTTGTTTTgcctaacaacaacaacaacaaaaacccatgtaaaaaaaatgcaaaggaaGAAACCcgcataaaagaaataaaatttaagtaaaAGATTGAACCTTGACATCATGGGCAGCCTTAAAATGGAACTTAGGACCAAGATCAAAAGAAGTCTTGACAAGGGCATTCTGTTCTTCAAGGTCATAATGAATGGAGAGTAATTTGGAAGTGAGAGCAAACTGGGGTTGAGAGGGTTCACCcttgttgttgttttgaaaaGAAAGTTTGAGCTTGGCAAAGCTATCAAGGAGCTTACAGGAAACTTTGTGGAAGAACAAAGAAGTGTCACTGTCAAACTCAGAGGTCACTCTAAGTTTTGGTCTTTTTGAAAGTAGGGAAATTGGAGATGCTGGTGATTGTGGTGCATCTGTATGTGGGATTGGTGGGACCATGTGGTTAGGATTTGGTGGAAGggatggaggaggaggaggaggagattcAGCCATGGTGGTGGTGATTGATATTTGATTCTCTTccaaaatttgttttgtttggagaTAGAGGGGGGGACGAAATGAGTGTAggaaattttggatttttaaggCGGAAATTTGGATGAGGGCATTGCTACAAAACTCGCCCGATAGTGACCCGGCCGGCTTAGTGCTTGAATTGTAAGTTAAAAACGGGTCAATTTAAGTTGATAGGAGTTAATTTGAAatcatttaaagatttttttttaaaaaaattgatatatgtttaaaaaaaattaaaaaaagtcaaatcaagtttaattagtatatttaattaaatcatgagttgattaaatttaatcaagtaacaatttattttcaacctaattttacttaaaaatacattaaaatcacCATCAAAACCTATAAAATTCACCTAACAACCTCAAAACTCCCCCTCTAAAtcacttcaaaaataaaaatcaatcaaataaatcaaaatcaaacttgatttGTCTTTCTCATCGTGCATtatgcttaaataaaaaaaactaactttaaTAACTTTCTCTCATGAAAAGAAACtcatttatacaaaaattatactttttggTTGTTGGATAGTTTCCAATCGACAATTTTATTATCTTCCAGCAAGTTTCTCTATGTTATCTCAAACtcatgaactaaaaaataaataaaacaaatttttagattataataaaaattctaaaaaatttaagatcgattacatattttcttatattttaaattgtgcttctcttaattcaaattttatttgtacattacaatttaaaattttattttatgaaattagatcataaatcaaaataaaaataaatcatatgaaaattcaGTTCATATAAATAGTGAGTGAATTaccattataaaaattttaattattttagttgtgTAGTTAATAAtgcaaaattcttaaaattagaaaactttCCAAAACAACATTAACAAACTCCAAGaagaatgtaaaataaaattatgttactATCCATTCCAAAAGTCCCCAAAACCGAACTCTGATATTGGAAGAATTAAACTTGCGAGAGCCGAAGTATATATTTATGAAACTGTAAGGACTAAAATGTAGTTTTGGATTAGCCAAAAAGGGCATTGggttataaaaaacaaatggccCATGCAGGTTTCGAACCTGCGACCTTCGCGTTATTAGCACGACGCTCTAACCAACTGAGCTAATAGGCCTTGTTGACATCACGCTTCTAAAACTTTTAATATTCCTAAAACTTGATTAGAAGCCCGAGCAAACCGGGAATTCTTGGGCTTGCAGCTGCAGGTTATGCCAAGCATTTCGAGCAAATGATTCTCTCTCATTCTTTTCGTGAAACAAATATAATGGCTTGAGAGTTTAGATTGACCCAGAAGAGTGGTTTTTTGTTAGTTTGATGTTCTTAAACTGGATATGGCTGATCAATGATCATGCCCCCTTTTGGCCTCGTGTTGTTCATCATAAGCTCATCTTGCTGCCTTCCTCGTGTGGGCATTTCCTCTTGAGGTGAATAAAATGGTTGGGCATTGTCCCGGCTAATTAGGTCCCGTTTGTCTTCATGGTTTGAAAAGCTGTATATATgttatgataatttaaaatatttttatttaaaaatatattaaaatatatttttttatttttaaaaaattatttaaatttaaaaaaacacgatttcttccatgttatgtttttttgtagACAAACATGGGCTAAGCCACTAAGCTGGTTTGCCGGCGACTTGCCACGAATTATAGAGAAGAGATGGGTGAAGAAGAGGCACTCAATGAACAATTTTATTCGATAATTCAAGTCACATTTATCTATAAGAATTAGTGAATCCCCCACTAggattttgttgttttcatttctacATCATGCGAAACTAGAGTTTTACGGACGAAGAAAAAAACTGTTTATAGAGCATCCATGACCAAATGCAAGATACCAACGTAAAAGTAGCAGATCCATATCAGCCAAAAACTACAGCAGATGGACAGCACTTTCTAAAACCCCTGCCATcgacaacatatatatatatatatatatataaaagacgtACTTCCCCACCCCAACATAAACTTACATGCACATCTATTATAACCAAAACTGAACACTGTAGAGATACCGAAGTCATGCGATATTCACAGCAACTAGTTTCCCTCGACCCATTGCAAATCCTCTCGTGCCATCGGGCATTCGGGGCCCAGGTGGTTGCTTAGCCATTGTCGGATGCTCACCAAGAACTGGATTTGAAGGGGGAGTTCCCACGTGGTTACTGTGGTGGTTATTGTGATGGTATTGACCTCGCCCACGGCCCTTGCCCCGCCCCCGGTTCCGCTTTCGCTGTGCACCTTCCTTGTCATTGGCATGATCCTCTCCCTTCCCAAGTAAACGGATCTCAGTCAATCAAGAGCTAAAACACCATTTATGtgagacaataaatataacaaggatgcatttaaaatgtcaaaattaaaGCAATTGTATTCCagaattcatctttttttagaggaaaaaaatactCTATCTAGGATGCTGGCAGTTGTGCCGGACAATGAATGTATCACCCATGATACAAGCATTTCTCTGTCATATCAAAGACCTGTAGCCTTTCCAGTCAAAGCAGCCTTCTCCCCTCTGTCCCTTCATGGGATGAGACAAGGAAAACCAATTCAATTCTCCTGATTCTTTTCTATATCATAAATTCGGTTTCTATTATTAATCGATCTTCCTACTTCATTTGCTTTACAGATAGTAAAACAGAAAACGCCAGCAAATAAGTCCAGATTCTTAATTGTCCAATACCCTTCATTCTTAATTGCTTCATTATGCCAAGTCAGTCCCAGCTGGCCAtgtgaaaaatgatatttctgtAGAAAATTATTTCCAAAATTTTGCTTTGTTCAAATTCAATGGAATTTTGCAAACACTCACAGAATGCTCATGTGAATGGACATCATGCTGCTGGGCTTGATCTTCTGTCAGCTTTTCATTCGGCATTTGCTCAAAAGCAGAAACCTCATCTTCCTCAGAATGCCCTTGACCATCATGCCCCTTCTTTCCTTGTGCCTGGGTGGATTTCGATTAATGATggaacaaacaaacacaaatcaGGGGACTAAGCTAGCTCCAAAAACATAATAAACTTCCAAATTcattaattgaaattgataGAACAGTATTAAGATCCAAAAGTGCATGTTGTGACTCATGAAACTGTCATCCTACAGTGGGAGGCACTGGTTGACAGGGTCAATATGACTTCCTGAGGAACTATAAGTGCGGGATATTTGAACTGCCAATACCATTAAATGGAGACTCAAGGGTTTTAACACCCACCAAGATTAcatatcaaatatttaatacAAGACACTCTCATCTCTACTTTCCCttttagaatattttagaatattttccAATTCCTGTAATTATTCTCCCACTGCTAATCTTTTTAATACGAATTATAAACCTTTCATCAGACTATCAAACAAACACGAACAGTTTAAACCTTAAACAGTCTGATTGACTTTGATGGTTCAGTACCAAATTTGAATAGGAGGGCATTCAGAAGCATGATATACAGCAATTAGGAACTATTTCATTAGCACTTGGTTCCTAACTGATTTGGCATCATCAGATAGGAAGATCTGCTAATCATCGTCACATGGCACCTTTAAGTTACAGCATAAGGTATTGCATTAATCAGTTGGAATATTTTGGTAATAAAGCTGGTATCTCTAGCATCATGCTTTACAAATGacagcaggaaaaaaaaaggaatgaaagaaagaaagaaagaaagaagaaagaaaatattggcACATACCCCACGCTTGAGCATTAACCGAACCTTAAGACCACTCCTCCAGTTTCCCTCATCATTTAGCTCAGCAACCTAAATAATAGTATGTGCACTTAATTAGTCCAATGAGAAATTGATGTTAGGAAAGCAGACCCAAGCAAATCATGGAAAAGCAAAATACTTACTGCTTTCTCAGCAATCTCGACAGTCTCATATTCCACAAATGCATGCAACTGCAGCAAATGATACAAGGAGTTTAGATGTTATGCTTTTCCATGTTCATATGacaaacaatcaagaaaaaaaaataaaacaaccagCTATTAGATAAATAGAAATGATGaatggaaaatgaaaatgaaagcatCAACAGCCAAAGCAAAACATATGTATCTTCCTTTTGGGTGGGTTGGTGTACATCTCTCAAGAATACTACAACCTTGAAGGtcaattcttaataattatACTAACCCTAATTTTGTACTGGCATCAATAGATAAGCAAAAATGcaagattcatcaagaaagacctTCCTCTAGGTCTTTTTTTTcaggttattttaatttttatcaataattcaaaaatcatgttacatttcacatattttttaatgtaaacttCCTTCTGCTCTTTTTTGTTCGCCATTTTGCAAACCCGCTGATTATATAAGAGCCTCTTGCTATTGTGAACTTCCTTCAACAACCTTCTTCCAAACTCTTGTATAATTCTAACATGATATATAAGAGACTGAATGATCAAATGGTCtcaagttcgaatctcatcatcctcattctctcttctaattaaaattgattaataacACAAGCTAGTGTAAGCTTGTGCAATTTTCAAACCAAAATGCATTAACTTGAGGgttgttaaataatataaatcataacttcacctaggttgagatgattctttgcaTAGATCCTTGATTTTCACATTGTAGTAGAGCCACAACTTTGAAATGTTGTTAATGCTTGCAAATTTGCTCTTTAAGGTCTTGGGATTTCTTCTTGTCTTGAGCAACACTTGTTCTTCATCTTGTCTTgaaattttcttgaaaatctcattatggtttgaaaatttcttcttgaaattttacttgtttgaatttttgtattgAAAATTACCTTGGTTTGAAAACTTGGTCTTGAAACTTTCTTGGTTTGAAAATTTTGTCTCGAAaatttctttattcttgtcttgaAGTTAATGACATCAATTTTTTGTTAGCAAATCTTTGCTAATTGAATTACCAGCATCAATTTGAGGAGGGATGTTAATGGAAAATTAATAGCAGAAAGCTGGCAGAAAATCAACATGTGAATGGCAGAAATTATGGTTGATTCTTGGCAGAAATTCTGCGTGAACACGAGAAAGTTTGTCCTCCATTTTCAATTATGAATAGTGAGGTTTAGAGAGAGCAGGAGGCAGAGCAAACACAGAAGACAAGTCATACAAAGAAAGCTGCCTTAGAGATAAAAGGAGCTTCCATAATTTCTACCATTAACATGCTGATTTTCTGCCAGATTTCTGCCATTCACACACCtcaccaaaagaaagaaatgcaTGATGATGTTgataaaaaaggattaaaagtATGCCAAACATAATTGATGCCTTTGCATGAATGCATATGCATGAATATCTGCATGAATGTACCTTGTTACTGAAATGCATCCCATCAGCTTTACCAGATCTAGATGCTGAAGAAGCTCCACCAGAAGGTTGAGGTGGACAGGTGCGAATAGTCTTCACACTGGAAAAAGAAATGGTCAACAATATGAAATGTCTAATACTATATCTGGCATGGTTTACGTAAAAGCTAAACCATCCAATGAAAAATCATTCTGAACAGAAATATCTTGCCTCCCAACAGCAGAAAAGATCTTCATGAGGTTTTGGTGGCAATGATCCTCGGGTAAATTTTCAGCAACAACTATACGAGACTAGAAATCAAGGAAAGTGTTAGAAACAAAACCAgaattttgtttctctctctaaactATCAATACACATGAAGCAaaggaaaaaatacaaaatttcatGCCTTCTGCCAGAGACAGAAAGAAGTAACTTAACATAATTTCCAACACTAATAatgcaagacaaaaaaaaaaggtagtggGCAAAAGAAAACATACTTGCAACTCCTCAACATCTGACTCAGTTAAGGGATGCTGGCGTCTTACTTTCTTTCCATCTTCACTAACTACCTGTATGATGTAAcgtccaaaaataaaaaattacactgcggtcaacaaaaacaattgaaagaaattgcaTAAACAAATAGGATTATGGGTGATCAAAAGCAATCTTACAAGCTTTGTTGAGTTCCGCAGAATGGTAGCAAGCTGAGAATTATTGTTTACGACAGCTTTAACCTTCTTAAAGGAAGCAACAACAGATATTGGCACTGTATTAAAGCAAACAAGGGCTTAGAAGGGGTATAATATAGttcacataaataataatatttcacaTAGCTTATTGTGAAATAATGGTTGGGTAAACAATCTTTGCACAATCACATGACTCTAAAGGTGAtaacttcttaatttttttttatcatgagatttctttagaaaactACTGAATTGGAAATTTATTGGCAAACTGCAAGGATATAGTTCACATAAAACCTCAAGAAAAGTGacattttgttatttcttgATTCAAAGTTCAATAAATAGCAAATTTATAGCTTATCGAGGGACGTTTTCTACAAGAGTATGTACTACCCAAATCATTATCAAGAgatcaaaatgcaaagaaagtAGCTGGTTATCAGGGGATTGTTTATCCAATTGTTATCCTAGCTACATTTTCAAAAGAGTATGTCCTCTCCTAATCATTTTCAAGagatcaaaaagaaaaagaaagtagcACTATGctgaactttaaaaaaaaaatcagtgagaagaagataatgataaaataccaaataaaagaacaaactgACAGAAGTTGAAAAACCTTACCATATCCTTCAGGATCCTTGGTGATAAACCTCATAAGATGATCAGTAGTGGCCAAGTTCAAATCACTGAAATAATACTCCACCTGCAAACAGTTAAGAGCAAATGCCAAAAAACATGGCAGTTGATTTCATAATCCAACATGGAACCAAAGGTATCTTAAATCATGTTTCACTTCAATTCACCCTATTGTCATTCTACTACCTCTCTCATTATTCCCTTGTACTAAATTTAACAAGCTCTCCACACCAATGCATCTATTAGTCACTATCAAACAAACCCAATTCATCAACAATCCCAACTGGATTATTCAATGCCTTTTTATGTGCTTGTTGATAGTTTTGATGCCTTTTCCAGAATCCAGATCAAAAGCAATTTCAAATGCAGTCCGAATGCATTCTCAAGCCAGAGACTCCACTATATCAGAAATGCAGGTTAGCAACAATCCTGTTCTTCCATTCCTCTAGTGTATCGCAATCACCACTATAGGCACAGTATTCAAAGACTTCTACCAAATCCATTATCATTAGCAGTACATCTTAAGTTCCCCATTATTTCTAATAACCATCAAGATTAACTTGAATTTCCTTTAACACATGCTCTAAGCTCACTCAACTTAATTATATCACCGATAATTTGTCACTATTCACTAATCTACTAAACCCTAAATTcgatgaaagaaaaacaaatagataCAAATTCAACTAACCTGATTCAACAGCTTATTCATAGCTTCATCACTCTTAGCCACATGATCCGAAGAAGCTGCTGCATCCTTATTCACAACCACTTCAACCTCTTCCTCAAATTGCTGCGGCACCCTTTTAGAATTATGGAGCTGATTATGCTTTCGAACCGGAACATACTGCTGTTGATGCTGATTGTGATGattatggtggtggtggtggttgttgtggtggtggtggttcgGAACGGGGATGACGTGAGGCAAGGGAACAGGGCCATGAATCGGAACGTGAAACGGAGACGGAGGGAACATATGCATCATGCCCGCGggaggagggggagggggagggatCACGGACAATCGCGGCGGAGGTTGAGGTTGGGGGCGCGTGGGGACAAAGGCGGGAGCTTGTGCGTTGAGTTTACTAAAGGAAACATTACGAGAAAGCGAAGGATCAGACGAAGAAGGAGATTGATCTAGGGTTTCAGGTACAGATTCTACTACATCCActaactcttcttcttcttcttgattttgttGTGCCATTAAAAGTTCGATTTTTTGATactgttttagggtttttttccttcagtttttttattttttgggattCGATGTAtctagggtttttaattttattttctagggGGAGGGGTCCTGGAGAGGGGGAAGACGATGGAGAGGATTTCTCGGTTTCAGTGCTTCATCGTCTTTCGTATTTATACTTCCGAGGAACTCACTTCTCGTCGagaaaacttcaatttagtccctaattTATGACTTTTGTATCCATTTAGTCTTAATCCtttgattttatcaatgttgCCATAAGCGTGTTTAGCGACATCAAACAAAGACACCCTTCCAAGTCCCAtctatttttcatcaataacaAGTAGAAGTTCATTGACAATTAGAAATTCACGTGATTCAATTCAGTGCTTCATCGTACAAtctcaaactctttttttagGGAAAACTTCAATTCAGTTCctaatttattactttttttatcaatttagtcTTGATCCtttgattttatcaatgttACTATAAACGTAGTTGACAACACTAGATAAGGatatcttttcaatttctttttgttttttttttattattaatatgggtaTCTAGACTAGCTTATgtgtacctcaactaatctcacgggtcaTAAAGTTAACGAATatgtaagcttccagtggcCTCGAGGTTTATGAGACTCAAATTGGTGACATCTAGGGAGCAAACCCAAAACCTGACTAGTTGAACTAATCTCTCAGGTTTAATTTCAATCTAGTTTTTATTAGTAACAATTAGAAGTTATTGTATAATTTACACATGATTGTTAagttttttatccaaatatttaattaaactttaatttgtccttaacattaaataaatgataaattttatttttatagaagtgaaacaaaataataaaaaaacacattataattgatgttgaaaatatatttgagatcTTGAATAGCTAATAGCTATGAacaatattaatatgaaaaaaatataaataaacaagtttctATTTAATCATTCAATGTATAATAATTCCTTAAAAACTATAGGATAAAAACACATGGAACGTCTTTGCATTGAATTGAGTTGGTGAATGAATTGAAACACTTAAGGAGTGTTCATAAATTGGATGGGATCTCTCTTACTTCGATTTGTAAATGGTGAAATTTTCTAGAATATATTGAGACTCAAAATGATAACAAGGCAATACATTAAGGACTAAACTTAGGTTTTCCCAAAAGTTATCCAACATATATGGACCCCATTGTCTTTTCAATCTTCATCTGTAGGTTTATCCTTGTGTAGGCttattcataattattatatataaagttaaaacTAATCAGTGTATTTTAGTGTGGATTATAATCAAGGTAAAATGAAGATTTTGCCCTTCAATAACTAAATGATTGAACAcaaattttaaggttaaaataattttttcacacTTTATTGTATAGTGCCATTACACCATgctcttataaaaaaacaacacaacttaTAATTGAggagtttttgtgatttttcatatttttttgtataatgtAATTGTTATTTAGTCCTTGGggtcaaagttttttttccttaaatcaagggatattttaagttttttgacctagttttttttatatatataattattgcatGGAGCTAAATATGTTCTAaccttttgataaataaataaaaaaaattgattgaaacgTGCTGGGAAATGCCGGCTCTTTTTGGGCCACACATGTGGCGCCTCCAAGTAACTTTTGGTCGCCTTCCAAGATGGTGTCCGAA encodes:
- the LOC133671241 gene encoding la-related protein 6B-like isoform X1 gives rise to the protein MAQQNQEEEEELVDVVESVPETLDQSPSSSDPSLSRNVSFSKLNAQAPAFVPTRPQPQPPPRLSVIPPPPPPPAGMMHMFPPSPFHVPIHGPVPLPHVIPVPNHHHHNNHHHHHNHHNQHQQQYVPVRKHNQLHNSKRVPQQFEEEVEVVVNKDAAASSDHVAKSDEAMNKLLNQVEYYFSDLNLATTDHLMRFITKDPEGYVPISVVASFKKVKAVVNNNSQLATILRNSTKLVVSEDGKKVRRQHPLTESDVEELQSRIVVAENLPEDHCHQNLMKIFSAVGSVKTIRTCPPQPSGGASSASRSGKADGMHFSNKLHAFVEYETVEIAEKAVAELNDEGNWRSGLKVRLMLKRGAQGKKGHDGQGHSEEDEVSAFEQMPNEKLTEDQAQQHDVHSHEHSGEDHANDKEGAQRKRNRGRGKGRGRGQYHHNNHHSNHVGTPPSNPVLGEHPTMAKQPPGPRMPDGTRGFAMGRGKLVAVNIA
- the LOC133671241 gene encoding la-related protein 6B-like isoform X2 encodes the protein MAQQNQEEEEELVDVVESVPETLDQSPSSSDPSLSRNVSFSKLNAQAPAFVPTRPQPQPPPRLSVIPPPPPPPAGMMHMFPPSPFHVPIHGPVPLPHVIPVPNHHHHNNHHHHHNHHNQHQQQYVPVRKHNQLHNSKRVPQQFEEEVEVVVNKDAAASSDHVAKSDEAMNKLLNQVEYYFSDLNLATTDHLMRFITKDPEGYVPISVVASFKKVKAVVNNNSQLATILRNSTKLVVSEDGKKVRRQHPLTESDVEELQSRIVVAENLPEDHCHQNLMKIFSAVGSVKTIRTCPPQPSGGASSASRSGKADGMHFSNKLHAFVEYETVEIAEKAVAELNDEGNWRSGLKVRLMLKRGAQGKKGHDGQGHSEEDEVSAFEQMPNEKLTEDQAQQHDVHSHEHSLLID